The Lasioglossum baleicum chromosome 10, iyLasBale1, whole genome shotgun sequence genome contains the following window.
ATCAGCAACTCTACAATAGAAATGGCGCGAACGCCAACGCCTATGGAGGACTGAACATTCGACCTGGGCAATCACCGCAACCACACATCGGGATCCAGGCGGAGCGTAATTACAGGAATGGTTTTCTCAAAGGATTCGGCCAAATTCAACGTGGCCCTGGAGGTCGACCATCGCCCACTATCGGGGTCAACGGTGAATTCAGATTCAGGCGAGACGTTGATTTCGAGCTGGGTGACCAGGAACTATATTAGACCTGTAGATCATCATCTACTATACTTGAGCCAACGAGGCGAGTCGGTGTAGCTAACTTTGCTAACTATTATACTAACTAGTATAACGATTTCAAAACACTGTCAAGTTGTTTTGTATGAAAATAAGCCACTAGTAAACCAATTCTAACTTGTAAAAAAAATCCAAGCCGTTTTATTCACTTTTAGAAAAGTTGTTCTCTTTGAATGTGTTTTTGTCGAATTCGTTTATCGCAAGCATTTGCTTTCGAATGTTGTGCCGTTCAAATGTAAGCGCAATTGGATAAAAAAGGGAACATAGTTCTCGGCCATGTATTAAAATGTTCTTTGACTGGTCAATGAATTATTATCGTCGCATTTACTCGAAtaaaacgcacagtttttgaataCGTGGAGCACTTATTCTTTCCTTGAGCCTTAAGCCTTAAGTATATTCCTTGAAAACGGCAAATGTGCTGATAATGTGAGTATAAATAGTAGTTACTTTAATTTGTTGCAGTAATT
Protein-coding sequences here:
- the LOC143213151 gene encoding hymenoptaecin-like, whose amino-acid sequence is MNFINLALALFCAVGYAAAQAELEDPRESYIPARFRREAEPQGEISVQATKPFSGPDRRPSVDVDYHQQLYNRNGANANAYGGLNIRPGQSPQPHIGIQAERNYRNGFLKGFGQIQRGPGGRPSPTIGVNGEFRFRRDVDFELGDQELY